The Phalacrocorax carbo chromosome 28, bPhaCar2.1, whole genome shotgun sequence genome has a window encoding:
- the PIAS3 gene encoding E3 SUMO-protein ligase PIAS3 isoform X6: MVMSFRVSELQVLLGFAGRNKSGRKHELLAKALQLLKSGCSPAVQMKIKELYRRRFPRKILTPSDLSMLHVQAGPLPSAAALTPGTACHLPYDRGSGAVPVALPPPAPKHEADVQRLSSPVHPVHPDVKMKRLPFYDVYDELIKPTTLASTNSQRFEEAHFTFALTPQQVQQILTSRDILPGAKCDYTVQVQLRFCLCETSCPQEDYFPPNLFVKVNGKLCPLPGYLPPTKNGAEPKRPSRPVNITPLARLSATVPNTIVVNWSSEFGRNYSLSVYLVKQLTSVTLLQKLRAKGIRNPDHSRALIKEKLTADPDSEIATTSLRVSLMCPLGKMRLIVPCRATTCTHLQCFDAALYLQMNEKKPTWTCPVCDKKAPYDNLIIDGLFMEILNSCTDCDEIQFMEDGSWCPMKPKKEKQEVCQAAAFAGIEASALHAVSSEGKNSPEGKKKVEVIDLTLDSSSDEEEPPPAKKQCPVSGTALPTAPGPKGVLSIDHQPPSVLRSPPVAALGSDYLSNLPLPDYHPAYQLPSELQGLDLFSFLQSENQADSELPGAQRWKYFPSLRLNPRRRRAMHYSPSVITSLDEQDPLGHFLQYRGASSHFVNVNPLAPALAGSHGAGGRISSIVSTGALREGQGRGGAISSGAALPGCRPDVISLD; encoded by the exons ATGGTTATGAGCTTTAGGGTATCAGAATTACAAGTTCTCTTGGGCTTTGCTGGAAGGAACAAAAGTGGGAGGAAGCACGAACTTCTCGCGAAGGCGTTACAGCTGCTGAAATCTGGCTGCAGCCCGGCTGTCCAGATGAAAATTAAAGAGCTGTACCGGCGGAGGTTCCCGAGGAAGATCTTAACCCCTTCGGACTTGTCGATGCTCCACGTTCAGGCGGGGCCGCTGCCCTCGGCCGCCGCGCTGACGCCGGGCACGGCGTGTCACCTGCCCTACGACCGCGGCTCCGGCGCCGTGCCGGTGGCCCTGCCGCCTCCGGCGCCCAAGCACGAGGCGGACGTTCAGCGCTTATCGTCGCCCGTCCACCCCGTCCACCCGGACGTCAAGATGAAGAGGCTGCCCTTCTACGACGTCTACGATGAGCTGATAAAACCCACCACGTTAG CCTCAACGAACAGCCAGAGGTTTGAAGAAGCTCACTTCACCTTTGCTCTAACCCCGCAGCAAGTTCAGCAGATCCTCACCTCCCG agATATCCTACCGGGCGCCAAATGCGATTACACCGTACAGGTGCAATTAAG gtTTTGCTTGTGTGAAACCAGCTGTCCCCAAGAAGATTACTTCCCTCCTAATTTATTTGTCAAGGTCAATGGAAAACTCTGTCCCCTGCCT GGTTATCTCCCGCCCACAAAGAACGGCGCAGAGCCCAAACGACCCAGCCGCCCCGTCAACATCACTCCGTTGGCGCGACTTTCGGCAACTGTCCCGAACACGATCGTGGTGAACTGGTCCTCGGAGTTCGGCAGG AACTACTCGCTGTCGGTGTACCTGGTGAAGCAGCTGACCTCGGTGACGCTGCTACAGAAGCTGAGAGCCAAGGGCATCCGAAATCCAGACCACTCGCGAGCCCTGA TCAAAGAAAAACTGACAGCTGATCCCGACAGCGAGATAGCGACGACGAGCTTACGAGTTTCCCTGATGTGTCCA CTGGGTAAGATGAGGCTGATCGTGCCCTGCCGAGCCACCACGTGCACCCACCTCCAGTGCTTCGACGCAGCGCTGTATCTGCAGATGAACGAGAAGAAACCCACGTGGACTTGTCCTGTGTGCGACAAGAAAGCCCCGTACGACAACCTGATAATCGACGG GTTGTTCATGGAAATCCTGAACTCCTGCACGGACTGCGACGAGATACAGTTCATGGAGGACGGCTCCTGGTGCCCCATGAAGCCGAAGAAGGAGAAGCAGGAGGTGTGCCAGGCGGCGGCCTTCGCTGGCATCGAGG CCAGCGCCCTTCACGCCGTGAGCTCCGAGGGCAAGAACTCTCCGGAGGGCAAGAAAAAGGTGGAGGTCATCGATCTCACTCTGGACAGCTCGTCGGACGAGGAGGAGCCGCCGCCTGCCAAGAAGCAATGCCCGGTCTCCGGCACGGCTCTTCCGACGGCGCCGGGGCCCAAGGG GGTATTGAGTATTGATCACCAGCCGCCTTCCGTGCTTCGGAGTCCTCCCGTGGCAGCTCTCGGCAGCGACTACCTCTCCAACCTCCCCCTTCCCGACTACCACCCTGCCTACCAGCTGCCCTCGGAGCTTCAAG gtctggatttgttttccttccttcaaaGTGAAAATCAG GCGGATTCAGAACTGCCAGGGGCTCAGAGGTGGAAGTACTTTCCTTCTCTGAGGCTGAATCCACGCAGGCGGAGAGCGATG CACTACAGCCCTTCCGTGATCACCTCCCTGGACGAGCAGGATCCGCTCGGCCACTTCCTCCAGTACAGAGGCGCGTCGAGCCACTTCGTGAACGTGAACCCCCTGGCCCCGGCGCTGGCAGGATCCCACGGCGCCGGCGGCCGCATCAGCAGCATCGTCTCCACCGGCGCGCTGCGGGAGGGCCAGGGACGCGGCGGGGCGATAAGTAGCGGCGCGGCGCTGCCGGGCTGCAGGCCGGACGTCATCTCCCTGGACTGA
- the PIAS3 gene encoding E3 SUMO-protein ligase PIAS3 isoform X1, with amino-acid sequence MPGGRQAGEGTPRRRQSVSPPLPTSLWNMKLPLHMVMSFRVSELQVLLGFAGRNKSGRKHELLAKALQLLKSGCSPAVQMKIKELYRRRFPRKILTPSDLSMLHVQAGPLPSAAALTPGTACHLPYDRGSGAVPVALPPPAPKHEADVQRLSSPVHPVHPDVKMKRLPFYDVYDELIKPTTLASTNSQRFEEAHFTFALTPQQVQQILTSRDILPGAKCDYTVQVQLRFCLCETSCPQEDYFPPNLFVKVNGKLCPLPGYLPPTKNGAEPKRPSRPVNITPLARLSATVPNTIVVNWSSEFGRNYSLSVYLVKQLTSVTLLQKLRAKGIRNPDHSRALIKEKLTADPDSEIATTSLRVSLMCPLGKMRLIVPCRATTCTHLQCFDAALYLQMNEKKPTWTCPVCDKKAPYDNLIIDGLFMEILNSCTDCDEIQFMEDGSWCPMKPKKEKQEVCQAAAFAGIEASALHAVSSEGKNSPEGKKKVEVIDLTLDSSSDEEEPPPAKKQCPVSGTALPTAPGPKGVLSIDHQPPSVLRSPPVAALGSDYLSNLPLPDYHPAYQLPSELQGLDLFSFLQSENQADSELPGAQRWKYFPSLRLNPRRRRAMHYSPSVITSLDEQDPLGHFLQYRGASSHFVNVNPLAPALAGSHGAGGRISSIVSTGALREGQGRGGAISSGAALPGCRPDVISLD; translated from the exons GCGTCAGAGTGTGTCACCACCTTTGCCCACCAGCCTCTGGAATATGAAATTGCCCCTG cACATGGTTATGAGCTTTAGGGTATCAGAATTACAAGTTCTCTTGGGCTTTGCTGGAAGGAACAAAAGTGGGAGGAAGCACGAACTTCTCGCGAAGGCGTTACAGCTGCTGAAATCTGGCTGCAGCCCGGCTGTCCAGATGAAAATTAAAGAGCTGTACCGGCGGAGGTTCCCGAGGAAGATCTTAACCCCTTCGGACTTGTCGATGCTCCACGTTCAGGCGGGGCCGCTGCCCTCGGCCGCCGCGCTGACGCCGGGCACGGCGTGTCACCTGCCCTACGACCGCGGCTCCGGCGCCGTGCCGGTGGCCCTGCCGCCTCCGGCGCCCAAGCACGAGGCGGACGTTCAGCGCTTATCGTCGCCCGTCCACCCCGTCCACCCGGACGTCAAGATGAAGAGGCTGCCCTTCTACGACGTCTACGATGAGCTGATAAAACCCACCACGTTAG CCTCAACGAACAGCCAGAGGTTTGAAGAAGCTCACTTCACCTTTGCTCTAACCCCGCAGCAAGTTCAGCAGATCCTCACCTCCCG agATATCCTACCGGGCGCCAAATGCGATTACACCGTACAGGTGCAATTAAG gtTTTGCTTGTGTGAAACCAGCTGTCCCCAAGAAGATTACTTCCCTCCTAATTTATTTGTCAAGGTCAATGGAAAACTCTGTCCCCTGCCT GGTTATCTCCCGCCCACAAAGAACGGCGCAGAGCCCAAACGACCCAGCCGCCCCGTCAACATCACTCCGTTGGCGCGACTTTCGGCAACTGTCCCGAACACGATCGTGGTGAACTGGTCCTCGGAGTTCGGCAGG AACTACTCGCTGTCGGTGTACCTGGTGAAGCAGCTGACCTCGGTGACGCTGCTACAGAAGCTGAGAGCCAAGGGCATCCGAAATCCAGACCACTCGCGAGCCCTGA TCAAAGAAAAACTGACAGCTGATCCCGACAGCGAGATAGCGACGACGAGCTTACGAGTTTCCCTGATGTGTCCA CTGGGTAAGATGAGGCTGATCGTGCCCTGCCGAGCCACCACGTGCACCCACCTCCAGTGCTTCGACGCAGCGCTGTATCTGCAGATGAACGAGAAGAAACCCACGTGGACTTGTCCTGTGTGCGACAAGAAAGCCCCGTACGACAACCTGATAATCGACGG GTTGTTCATGGAAATCCTGAACTCCTGCACGGACTGCGACGAGATACAGTTCATGGAGGACGGCTCCTGGTGCCCCATGAAGCCGAAGAAGGAGAAGCAGGAGGTGTGCCAGGCGGCGGCCTTCGCTGGCATCGAGG CCAGCGCCCTTCACGCCGTGAGCTCCGAGGGCAAGAACTCTCCGGAGGGCAAGAAAAAGGTGGAGGTCATCGATCTCACTCTGGACAGCTCGTCGGACGAGGAGGAGCCGCCGCCTGCCAAGAAGCAATGCCCGGTCTCCGGCACGGCTCTTCCGACGGCGCCGGGGCCCAAGGG GGTATTGAGTATTGATCACCAGCCGCCTTCCGTGCTTCGGAGTCCTCCCGTGGCAGCTCTCGGCAGCGACTACCTCTCCAACCTCCCCCTTCCCGACTACCACCCTGCCTACCAGCTGCCCTCGGAGCTTCAAG gtctggatttgttttccttccttcaaaGTGAAAATCAG GCGGATTCAGAACTGCCAGGGGCTCAGAGGTGGAAGTACTTTCCTTCTCTGAGGCTGAATCCACGCAGGCGGAGAGCGATG CACTACAGCCCTTCCGTGATCACCTCCCTGGACGAGCAGGATCCGCTCGGCCACTTCCTCCAGTACAGAGGCGCGTCGAGCCACTTCGTGAACGTGAACCCCCTGGCCCCGGCGCTGGCAGGATCCCACGGCGCCGGCGGCCGCATCAGCAGCATCGTCTCCACCGGCGCGCTGCGGGAGGGCCAGGGACGCGGCGGGGCGATAAGTAGCGGCGCGGCGCTGCCGGGCTGCAGGCCGGACGTCATCTCCCTGGACTGA
- the PIAS3 gene encoding E3 SUMO-protein ligase PIAS3 isoform X2, with protein MPGGRQAGEGTPRRRQSVSPPLPTSLWNMKLPLHMVMSFRVSELQVLLGFAGRNKSGRKHELLAKALQLLKSGCSPAVQMKIKELYRRRFPRKILTPSDLSMLHVQAGPLPSAAALTPGTACHLPYDRGSGAVPVALPPPAPKHEADVQRLSSPVHPVHPDVKMKRLPFYDVYDELIKPTTLASTNSQRFEEAHFTFALTPQQVQQILTSRDILPGAKCDYTVQVQLRFCLCETSCPQEDYFPPNLFVKVNGKLCPLPGYLPPTKNGAEPKRPSRPVNITPLARLSATVPNTIVVNWSSEFGRNYSLSVYLVKQLTSVTLLQKLRAKGIRNPDHSRALIKEKLTADPDSEIATTSLRVSLMCPLGKMRLIVPCRATTCTHLQCFDAALYLQMNEKKPTWTCPVCDKKAPYDNLIIDGLFMEILNSCTDCDEIQFMEDGSWCPMKPKKEKQEVCQAAAFAGIEASALHAVSSEGKNSPEGKKKVEVIDLTLDSSSDEEEPPPAKKQCPVSGTALPTAPGPKGVLSIDHQPPSVLRSPPVAALGSDYLSNLPLPDYHPAYQLPSELQGLDLFSFLQSENQHYSPSVITSLDEQDPLGHFLQYRGASSHFVNVNPLAPALAGSHGAGGRISSIVSTGALREGQGRGGAISSGAALPGCRPDVISLD; from the exons GCGTCAGAGTGTGTCACCACCTTTGCCCACCAGCCTCTGGAATATGAAATTGCCCCTG cACATGGTTATGAGCTTTAGGGTATCAGAATTACAAGTTCTCTTGGGCTTTGCTGGAAGGAACAAAAGTGGGAGGAAGCACGAACTTCTCGCGAAGGCGTTACAGCTGCTGAAATCTGGCTGCAGCCCGGCTGTCCAGATGAAAATTAAAGAGCTGTACCGGCGGAGGTTCCCGAGGAAGATCTTAACCCCTTCGGACTTGTCGATGCTCCACGTTCAGGCGGGGCCGCTGCCCTCGGCCGCCGCGCTGACGCCGGGCACGGCGTGTCACCTGCCCTACGACCGCGGCTCCGGCGCCGTGCCGGTGGCCCTGCCGCCTCCGGCGCCCAAGCACGAGGCGGACGTTCAGCGCTTATCGTCGCCCGTCCACCCCGTCCACCCGGACGTCAAGATGAAGAGGCTGCCCTTCTACGACGTCTACGATGAGCTGATAAAACCCACCACGTTAG CCTCAACGAACAGCCAGAGGTTTGAAGAAGCTCACTTCACCTTTGCTCTAACCCCGCAGCAAGTTCAGCAGATCCTCACCTCCCG agATATCCTACCGGGCGCCAAATGCGATTACACCGTACAGGTGCAATTAAG gtTTTGCTTGTGTGAAACCAGCTGTCCCCAAGAAGATTACTTCCCTCCTAATTTATTTGTCAAGGTCAATGGAAAACTCTGTCCCCTGCCT GGTTATCTCCCGCCCACAAAGAACGGCGCAGAGCCCAAACGACCCAGCCGCCCCGTCAACATCACTCCGTTGGCGCGACTTTCGGCAACTGTCCCGAACACGATCGTGGTGAACTGGTCCTCGGAGTTCGGCAGG AACTACTCGCTGTCGGTGTACCTGGTGAAGCAGCTGACCTCGGTGACGCTGCTACAGAAGCTGAGAGCCAAGGGCATCCGAAATCCAGACCACTCGCGAGCCCTGA TCAAAGAAAAACTGACAGCTGATCCCGACAGCGAGATAGCGACGACGAGCTTACGAGTTTCCCTGATGTGTCCA CTGGGTAAGATGAGGCTGATCGTGCCCTGCCGAGCCACCACGTGCACCCACCTCCAGTGCTTCGACGCAGCGCTGTATCTGCAGATGAACGAGAAGAAACCCACGTGGACTTGTCCTGTGTGCGACAAGAAAGCCCCGTACGACAACCTGATAATCGACGG GTTGTTCATGGAAATCCTGAACTCCTGCACGGACTGCGACGAGATACAGTTCATGGAGGACGGCTCCTGGTGCCCCATGAAGCCGAAGAAGGAGAAGCAGGAGGTGTGCCAGGCGGCGGCCTTCGCTGGCATCGAGG CCAGCGCCCTTCACGCCGTGAGCTCCGAGGGCAAGAACTCTCCGGAGGGCAAGAAAAAGGTGGAGGTCATCGATCTCACTCTGGACAGCTCGTCGGACGAGGAGGAGCCGCCGCCTGCCAAGAAGCAATGCCCGGTCTCCGGCACGGCTCTTCCGACGGCGCCGGGGCCCAAGGG GGTATTGAGTATTGATCACCAGCCGCCTTCCGTGCTTCGGAGTCCTCCCGTGGCAGCTCTCGGCAGCGACTACCTCTCCAACCTCCCCCTTCCCGACTACCACCCTGCCTACCAGCTGCCCTCGGAGCTTCAAG gtctggatttgttttccttccttcaaaGTGAAAATCAG CACTACAGCCCTTCCGTGATCACCTCCCTGGACGAGCAGGATCCGCTCGGCCACTTCCTCCAGTACAGAGGCGCGTCGAGCCACTTCGTGAACGTGAACCCCCTGGCCCCGGCGCTGGCAGGATCCCACGGCGCCGGCGGCCGCATCAGCAGCATCGTCTCCACCGGCGCGCTGCGGGAGGGCCAGGGACGCGGCGGGGCGATAAGTAGCGGCGCGGCGCTGCCGGGCTGCAGGCCGGACGTCATCTCCCTGGACTGA
- the PIAS3 gene encoding E3 SUMO-protein ligase PIAS3 isoform X3, giving the protein MKLPLHMVMSFRVSELQVLLGFAGRNKSGRKHELLAKALQLLKSGCSPAVQMKIKELYRRRFPRKILTPSDLSMLHVQAGPLPSAAALTPGTACHLPYDRGSGAVPVALPPPAPKHEADVQRLSSPVHPVHPDVKMKRLPFYDVYDELIKPTTLASTNSQRFEEAHFTFALTPQQVQQILTSRDILPGAKCDYTVQVQLRFCLCETSCPQEDYFPPNLFVKVNGKLCPLPGYLPPTKNGAEPKRPSRPVNITPLARLSATVPNTIVVNWSSEFGRNYSLSVYLVKQLTSVTLLQKLRAKGIRNPDHSRALIKEKLTADPDSEIATTSLRVSLMCPLGKMRLIVPCRATTCTHLQCFDAALYLQMNEKKPTWTCPVCDKKAPYDNLIIDGLFMEILNSCTDCDEIQFMEDGSWCPMKPKKEKQEVCQAAAFAGIEASALHAVSSEGKNSPEGKKKVEVIDLTLDSSSDEEEPPPAKKQCPVSGTALPTAPGPKGVLSIDHQPPSVLRSPPVAALGSDYLSNLPLPDYHPAYQLPSELQGLDLFSFLQSENQADSELPGAQRWKYFPSLRLNPRRRRAMHYSPSVITSLDEQDPLGHFLQYRGASSHFVNVNPLAPALAGSHGAGGRISSIVSTGALREGQGRGGAISSGAALPGCRPDVISLD; this is encoded by the exons ATGAAATTGCCCCTG cACATGGTTATGAGCTTTAGGGTATCAGAATTACAAGTTCTCTTGGGCTTTGCTGGAAGGAACAAAAGTGGGAGGAAGCACGAACTTCTCGCGAAGGCGTTACAGCTGCTGAAATCTGGCTGCAGCCCGGCTGTCCAGATGAAAATTAAAGAGCTGTACCGGCGGAGGTTCCCGAGGAAGATCTTAACCCCTTCGGACTTGTCGATGCTCCACGTTCAGGCGGGGCCGCTGCCCTCGGCCGCCGCGCTGACGCCGGGCACGGCGTGTCACCTGCCCTACGACCGCGGCTCCGGCGCCGTGCCGGTGGCCCTGCCGCCTCCGGCGCCCAAGCACGAGGCGGACGTTCAGCGCTTATCGTCGCCCGTCCACCCCGTCCACCCGGACGTCAAGATGAAGAGGCTGCCCTTCTACGACGTCTACGATGAGCTGATAAAACCCACCACGTTAG CCTCAACGAACAGCCAGAGGTTTGAAGAAGCTCACTTCACCTTTGCTCTAACCCCGCAGCAAGTTCAGCAGATCCTCACCTCCCG agATATCCTACCGGGCGCCAAATGCGATTACACCGTACAGGTGCAATTAAG gtTTTGCTTGTGTGAAACCAGCTGTCCCCAAGAAGATTACTTCCCTCCTAATTTATTTGTCAAGGTCAATGGAAAACTCTGTCCCCTGCCT GGTTATCTCCCGCCCACAAAGAACGGCGCAGAGCCCAAACGACCCAGCCGCCCCGTCAACATCACTCCGTTGGCGCGACTTTCGGCAACTGTCCCGAACACGATCGTGGTGAACTGGTCCTCGGAGTTCGGCAGG AACTACTCGCTGTCGGTGTACCTGGTGAAGCAGCTGACCTCGGTGACGCTGCTACAGAAGCTGAGAGCCAAGGGCATCCGAAATCCAGACCACTCGCGAGCCCTGA TCAAAGAAAAACTGACAGCTGATCCCGACAGCGAGATAGCGACGACGAGCTTACGAGTTTCCCTGATGTGTCCA CTGGGTAAGATGAGGCTGATCGTGCCCTGCCGAGCCACCACGTGCACCCACCTCCAGTGCTTCGACGCAGCGCTGTATCTGCAGATGAACGAGAAGAAACCCACGTGGACTTGTCCTGTGTGCGACAAGAAAGCCCCGTACGACAACCTGATAATCGACGG GTTGTTCATGGAAATCCTGAACTCCTGCACGGACTGCGACGAGATACAGTTCATGGAGGACGGCTCCTGGTGCCCCATGAAGCCGAAGAAGGAGAAGCAGGAGGTGTGCCAGGCGGCGGCCTTCGCTGGCATCGAGG CCAGCGCCCTTCACGCCGTGAGCTCCGAGGGCAAGAACTCTCCGGAGGGCAAGAAAAAGGTGGAGGTCATCGATCTCACTCTGGACAGCTCGTCGGACGAGGAGGAGCCGCCGCCTGCCAAGAAGCAATGCCCGGTCTCCGGCACGGCTCTTCCGACGGCGCCGGGGCCCAAGGG GGTATTGAGTATTGATCACCAGCCGCCTTCCGTGCTTCGGAGTCCTCCCGTGGCAGCTCTCGGCAGCGACTACCTCTCCAACCTCCCCCTTCCCGACTACCACCCTGCCTACCAGCTGCCCTCGGAGCTTCAAG gtctggatttgttttccttccttcaaaGTGAAAATCAG GCGGATTCAGAACTGCCAGGGGCTCAGAGGTGGAAGTACTTTCCTTCTCTGAGGCTGAATCCACGCAGGCGGAGAGCGATG CACTACAGCCCTTCCGTGATCACCTCCCTGGACGAGCAGGATCCGCTCGGCCACTTCCTCCAGTACAGAGGCGCGTCGAGCCACTTCGTGAACGTGAACCCCCTGGCCCCGGCGCTGGCAGGATCCCACGGCGCCGGCGGCCGCATCAGCAGCATCGTCTCCACCGGCGCGCTGCGGGAGGGCCAGGGACGCGGCGGGGCGATAAGTAGCGGCGCGGCGCTGCCGGGCTGCAGGCCGGACGTCATCTCCCTGGACTGA
- the PIAS3 gene encoding E3 SUMO-protein ligase PIAS3 isoform X5 — MPGGRQAGEGTPRRRQSVSPPLPTSLWNMKLPLHMVMSFRVSELQVLLGFAGRNKSGRKHELLAKALQLLKSGCSPAVQMKIKELYRRRFPRKILTPSDLSMLHVQAGPLPSAAALTPGTACHLPYDRGSGAVPVALPPPAPKHEADVQRLSSPVHPVHPDVKMKRLPFYDVYDELIKPTTLASTNSQRFEEAHFTFALTPQQVQQILTSRDILPGAKCDYTVQVQLRFCLCETSCPQEDYFPPNLFVKVNGKLCPLPGYLPPTKNGAEPKRPSRPVNITPLARLSATVPNTIVVNWSSEFGRNYSLSVYLVKQLTSVTLLQKLRAKGIRNPDHSRALIKEKLTADPDSEIATTSLRVSLMCPMNEKKPTWTCPVCDKKAPYDNLIIDGLFMEILNSCTDCDEIQFMEDGSWCPMKPKKEKQEVCQAAAFAGIEASALHAVSSEGKNSPEGKKKVEVIDLTLDSSSDEEEPPPAKKQCPVSGTALPTAPGPKGVLSIDHQPPSVLRSPPVAALGSDYLSNLPLPDYHPAYQLPSELQGLDLFSFLQSENQADSELPGAQRWKYFPSLRLNPRRRRAMHYSPSVITSLDEQDPLGHFLQYRGASSHFVNVNPLAPALAGSHGAGGRISSIVSTGALREGQGRGGAISSGAALPGCRPDVISLD, encoded by the exons GCGTCAGAGTGTGTCACCACCTTTGCCCACCAGCCTCTGGAATATGAAATTGCCCCTG cACATGGTTATGAGCTTTAGGGTATCAGAATTACAAGTTCTCTTGGGCTTTGCTGGAAGGAACAAAAGTGGGAGGAAGCACGAACTTCTCGCGAAGGCGTTACAGCTGCTGAAATCTGGCTGCAGCCCGGCTGTCCAGATGAAAATTAAAGAGCTGTACCGGCGGAGGTTCCCGAGGAAGATCTTAACCCCTTCGGACTTGTCGATGCTCCACGTTCAGGCGGGGCCGCTGCCCTCGGCCGCCGCGCTGACGCCGGGCACGGCGTGTCACCTGCCCTACGACCGCGGCTCCGGCGCCGTGCCGGTGGCCCTGCCGCCTCCGGCGCCCAAGCACGAGGCGGACGTTCAGCGCTTATCGTCGCCCGTCCACCCCGTCCACCCGGACGTCAAGATGAAGAGGCTGCCCTTCTACGACGTCTACGATGAGCTGATAAAACCCACCACGTTAG CCTCAACGAACAGCCAGAGGTTTGAAGAAGCTCACTTCACCTTTGCTCTAACCCCGCAGCAAGTTCAGCAGATCCTCACCTCCCG agATATCCTACCGGGCGCCAAATGCGATTACACCGTACAGGTGCAATTAAG gtTTTGCTTGTGTGAAACCAGCTGTCCCCAAGAAGATTACTTCCCTCCTAATTTATTTGTCAAGGTCAATGGAAAACTCTGTCCCCTGCCT GGTTATCTCCCGCCCACAAAGAACGGCGCAGAGCCCAAACGACCCAGCCGCCCCGTCAACATCACTCCGTTGGCGCGACTTTCGGCAACTGTCCCGAACACGATCGTGGTGAACTGGTCCTCGGAGTTCGGCAGG AACTACTCGCTGTCGGTGTACCTGGTGAAGCAGCTGACCTCGGTGACGCTGCTACAGAAGCTGAGAGCCAAGGGCATCCGAAATCCAGACCACTCGCGAGCCCTGA TCAAAGAAAAACTGACAGCTGATCCCGACAGCGAGATAGCGACGACGAGCTTACGAGTTTCCCTGATGTGTCCA ATGAACGAGAAGAAACCCACGTGGACTTGTCCTGTGTGCGACAAGAAAGCCCCGTACGACAACCTGATAATCGACGG GTTGTTCATGGAAATCCTGAACTCCTGCACGGACTGCGACGAGATACAGTTCATGGAGGACGGCTCCTGGTGCCCCATGAAGCCGAAGAAGGAGAAGCAGGAGGTGTGCCAGGCGGCGGCCTTCGCTGGCATCGAGG CCAGCGCCCTTCACGCCGTGAGCTCCGAGGGCAAGAACTCTCCGGAGGGCAAGAAAAAGGTGGAGGTCATCGATCTCACTCTGGACAGCTCGTCGGACGAGGAGGAGCCGCCGCCTGCCAAGAAGCAATGCCCGGTCTCCGGCACGGCTCTTCCGACGGCGCCGGGGCCCAAGGG GGTATTGAGTATTGATCACCAGCCGCCTTCCGTGCTTCGGAGTCCTCCCGTGGCAGCTCTCGGCAGCGACTACCTCTCCAACCTCCCCCTTCCCGACTACCACCCTGCCTACCAGCTGCCCTCGGAGCTTCAAG gtctggatttgttttccttccttcaaaGTGAAAATCAG GCGGATTCAGAACTGCCAGGGGCTCAGAGGTGGAAGTACTTTCCTTCTCTGAGGCTGAATCCACGCAGGCGGAGAGCGATG CACTACAGCCCTTCCGTGATCACCTCCCTGGACGAGCAGGATCCGCTCGGCCACTTCCTCCAGTACAGAGGCGCGTCGAGCCACTTCGTGAACGTGAACCCCCTGGCCCCGGCGCTGGCAGGATCCCACGGCGCCGGCGGCCGCATCAGCAGCATCGTCTCCACCGGCGCGCTGCGGGAGGGCCAGGGACGCGGCGGGGCGATAAGTAGCGGCGCGGCGCTGCCGGGCTGCAGGCCGGACGTCATCTCCCTGGACTGA